The Candidatus Rokuibacteriota bacterium genome contains the following window.
ACACCGTTCGGGCGGACGACCCCCGCGCAGTGGGATCGCCTCCTCGCCGTGAACCTGAGAGGCCCGTTCCTGGTGAGCCAGGCCGCTGCGCGCGTCATGCAACGCGCCGGCACCGGCCGGATCGTCAACATCGCCGACGTCGGGGGTGTCCGGCCATGGCCCTCCTACATCCCGTACTGCGTCTCCAAGGCTGGCCTCCTGATGCTCACCCGGGGCCTGGCCGTCGCGCTCGCGCCGCGCGTGCAGGTGAACTGCGTCGCTCCGGGCGCGGTGCTGCTGCCCGAGGGCGCTCCCGCCGCTCTGCGGCGACGGCTGCGCAGGGAGGTCCCCATGGGACGGGAGGGCGATCCGGCGGACGTGGCTGCCGCGGTGGTATTCTTCGCGACCTGCCCCGCCTACATCACGGGCCAGGTGCTGTTCGTGGACGGGGGAGTGA
Protein-coding sequences here:
- a CDS encoding SDR family oxidoreductase; this translates as MKPQQARGVKKLAAGGAPSGAVAKLAGRVALVTGGAVRLGRVIALALAREGCDVAINYHRSGAAARATVRELRALGVEARALRADVSVAAEARRLVGQTLGHFGRLDLLVNNAAIFFPTPFGRTTPAQWDRLLAVNLRGPFLVSQAAARVMQRAGTGRIVNIADVGGVRPWPSYIPYCVSKAGLLMLTRGLAVALAPRVQVNCVAPGAVLLPEGAPAALRRRLRREVPMGREGDPADVAAAVVFFATCPAYITGQVLFVDGGVTAQ